The following nucleotide sequence is from Gasterosteus aculeatus chromosome 5, fGasAcu3.hap1.1, whole genome shotgun sequence.
AGCTCTATTCACGCTCCTGCATGAGTATGAGATGATTCATCAGAGGATGGTTTTAAACGGCCGCTTGTCTCCGAGGTCCGTCCGTGCACTTTAGCAGGTGGCTCTTTTCATTAAACCTAAACGCCTGATGATTGTGCTCTTCATTACAGACTGTCCAGTAATGTGGGCATGAGATGATTACCCCCGCGGCGGTTAAATATAGTGATTGGACAAGGACCTCTACCGCCCCGTAATGACATAAGTCGATAGAGCCGGGGGCTATTATGCTGTCAGCGTTCGTACCATTACACGCCATTAAAACCAGCACAACTCTCTGATTCATCCTCATTATATTTATTGGATAGATGGCCTAGTATAATTGTAAAAGCAGTCAACAATGCTTGATGTGTGATCATTTTGTAGCCACTCTTGACTTAGTGACGTACTGACGAATTCCGCATTTTTGCATGTTGTTTCGAGTATTTTAAATTTCTTAAGAGTAAAAGGTTTTGAAATAAGGCGAATTACAGTGTTGCATCTGTTCCTTCATTGAGAGAAAAGTTCTAAACTATAAACTCAGCCATCAGCCAGTGTGTGACCCAAACAAGCCCCCGGTGTTGACACGTACGCAGAGGGCAGTGTGCCTGGCTTATTTAACAGAATGGAAATGAACTACTTGTCACTCCCCCTTCATCAAACTCCTTCCACGGGTCCACGTTTGGCATCGGAAAAAATGCTAACAGCCAACAGCCTCTTAGCACAGGTAGAAGACAAAAAGGGGGGATCGGTAAGACCCGACATCTCTCCGCAGACACCCGAGTCCCGAGACAGACCCAAACAAAGCGTCTTCTGTCTACACATTGGTGAAGGTCATTAATGTCCAATCAAATTCAAATGGCTCTTGTGGGGACAGTGTGTGATCATCCCACAAGTATGCAGATGGGGGGCGAAGGGGGACGTGCCCTCCAGGACTTGTCCCAAGGCGGCTTTCCCCTCCGGGTTTGAATCCCCTGTGGGCCTGCAGACACGTCGTGGCCCATCaccctgcagacagacaggttccTGACTGGGGTCGTCCCCTAGACTGGCAGACTAGCGTGATAGCTactgttcacccccccccccccccccccccacactccccacCTCCATTGTGATTTAACTGCTGGTCACAAGCACCCTTAGCATAATGATAAGAGATAGTGACACCTCCCATTGAATTCTATCAGGTAGCCTGAAAGCTGAGTGTAATGAAAGGGATAATTACACAATTTATATAGGGAGGGGCAGTGACGGCTGCACAAAGCTATCTGGTCATAGCCTGACCCACCTAATTAAGACAGAGTCCCATCAATCTTGATGTCCCTGTCAGTGAGTTGGTGCCCgacattttaaagtaaatagAAAAGTGTGTCTACCAACACTTTAGTTAAGTGAACCGTTTAGACTCACAGTGTGAATGAATGTGGAAAGGTTTCATAAGAGAGGAAAGGGGATTATTTCCAACCTTTTACAGAAGCTTTCTTGTCGTATCATCAGAACCACCACTTTTTATGGGTGTTTCATCTCTGCATCTCCTTAAAATGTAGCCCATGAGAGTGACTCATCCATTTGGCCCCGTCTCTATTTCACAAGCTAAATTCAGTCCTTCCCTTTTTAATTATACCTTTGTGAGCCACAGATTATcgatgtgggggtgggggagggggcgtaAAAACCTACTTTTCACACACGGTGAATAAAATAAAGGCCCCCTTTGTCAAGTGGGGCCACATCAACACACTTCTGTGTGCGATGTTGGGCCCCTCGGCGGTGCCGTCAGCATCGGTGTGGAGGGGGGATCCACGTGCGCGTGTTCATCGTGGATTATGTCACAACACTGGAATGCCGTCACATGACCAGGGGAGCACTCTCCGTTAAATGAGCAACACAACACACGGCGGTTTCTATCAGGAAAACGCAGCGTGGGGCAATGGCCGAGTCGCGGTGTGAACAGAGGAGCTTTTGCAGCAGGAAGCCTCTTTCCCCAGACAGGGTGCACGTCTCGTGTTTATAGTTGAAATACAAGCTGTTTGGGGTTGATAGACTCCAATAGCAGAGTCAACGCGTAGCACTCGctgggtttgttttgaacacttTTCTGCCAAACAAGCTTCTGCTCCGCGTTTCCTGGGATGCTGCCTGCACCAGCCGGCCTGGATTTCCAGCGCCTCTGTTCTTGGAATATTCACTTGAACGCGTGAAttaaaccgttttttttttttttttaacggctGACATATTTGTTCGTACTTCGTAGAAATGTTAGCATTTCAATTATAAGTAATAAAAGAGTGAGCGTGTGTTGGTAATAACATTAATGGCTGGTGGTGGTATAATGAAATGCTCAAGGGGGTCAATCAATTTATCGCGGTATTACATCTCTGATTAAAGCAGTTTAAAAGTGCTGcccttctttccctcctccttaAGGTGATAGCAGCTGCCTCAGAAGTGAGCGCGAGGCCCTTGAAGTGCAGGCCGGGATTAGTGGCAACCACAAAAGGAGCATTTGGAGGGGGCATGCCTGTCTCTTTTGAAAGGCTATCACTTAAAGCCGTCAGCCATAGATCATCTGCGGCTTACACGAGGAAAAACTCAATGTTGATCGGGCCCATTATTTGACTCTTTGTGAGGGGTGCGTTTGATGGTTTAGGCCAGGGAGGGCTCCAGAGGTCTCCGAGGCTcagtctgtctcactgtctctctaTTGGTATGCAAAGAGGAGGTAGGGGGTCTCATTAGGGGCCGGGGGTAGTGTTGTTTGGGggcgggggatgggggggggggggggggggagggcaatGAATTCCTCGGGGCAGATGCACCAGCATCACACAGGATCGAAGCTGAATAATGCATTACGGCAGCAGGTGAAACACGTGAGGTCGGTTTTTTTCCGGCACAACATCCGTCTCCGGGGCGACGCGCATCGAGACGTGTCTGAAAGTACAAAAGCGCTCCAGGTGGAGCGCGTCTTTTGACAACATCGTCCCATGTAACATCCACACTGAGAGATAGCTTCCTTTAGGACTACCGACAATGACTGACAAGCGGTCTGAGAATCCCCAGAGTACCGAATGATCTCCTCACTTCCGTCTCTGCGAGCCGCTGCGAGGGGTAAAATGGATTCCCTCCGGGTAGCTACTTCCTCCGTCATCTGTCACCACTTCCTGTCCGTGAAGAGCAGGTAATGACAGCACGCAGGTGCTGCAAGCCGGGTGGTATCACAGCGTAGCGTCATCAGCAGAAAGCACGCCAACTTGGTCGACAAGTtgctttaaacaaaacaaaaaaaacaaaaaaggtctggaCTTCCACTCATATGGCAGCGGTCACCATGGTGATTTTTCCTGTTCGCAAGCAGGTCAAACGCGCCGTCATCGTGTGCGAAGCTTAAAGTGATCCCTGAACCGAGCTAAAATGCCGTTACTCAGATATTTGTTCTGCTGCGCTGCACATAGAAATTGATGTTCCCTGAACCCTGGATATTGTTCTCATAAGGTCGTGGTTTGGAATTCCGCGAAGGTGACGAACGGCGGCGGATTTATTGAGCAGCTTATGAGAAAGAGTATAGTTGTGAAAATGGTACGTATTCTGAAAATTCTTCATGTATTGTCAAAAATGACCGGCTACTTGTTTGAAACATCCGCCACGGTTGATGTGAACTCTACTTTCTGGCTTCTCAGCAGTGGGTAAAACCACTGCCATGGTTTGTTATGACAAAGGTCACGGATAACGGATGATGTGCCTACAGTTCCCTAATGTGAGAACAAAGACTTTGTCAAAATATGTCCCTACAATAGAGCGAGCCGGGGGGGATAAGTTACACCGTTTTGGGGATAGGTTTTCCAGATAGAGCGATGTGAAGACAGCCTCTGGCTGTGGATTTACTGGGACTCGTTATAGTCCGTTAATCCTTGTATCTCTCTCTGCGGGTTCCTCTGCTGGCTCTGAGGTGACTGTCCTTCCTGTGCGCACCAATGATTCTAGGCCTTGGCATCCAAAAACCCGCTTTGTTTGCACTGCTAGATTGGAGGCGAGCGCGTGCGATTGACACGAGGAACATAAAACGACGCGCACGAATGAAACAACAAATTTGATTATTGTGGAAAGACAGTGGAAGACTTACAGCTTTGATCATTTAATGCGGAGTAACTGTTACCACGCAAATCTTAATCTGTATCTGACTttgaataaaagataaataaaacttaaaaagaacaaagcagGAGAGTGATGCAGTGAGAGGCGTCTCCGACATCTTTCACATGCTCTCGACAGCCGAGCAGTTTGCGCTTTAACGGCTCTTGTTCTGTATAAAATAATCCATATGGCTGCTGGTCCGGAGCGGGGATCCCATGCCGTTACCGGCCCATACGTTAGGCTTTTTATGGGCCTTTGAATGGAGTGATGAAACCGAATCAGGTCACGCCAATTGATAGACATTCTCCTCAGCTATCGTTTGCACACACGATCCTTTTAAAGTGGAGTGAAGAGAGGCGCCCCCCTCCTGGCGGGCCGTATAGTGGCTTCCCCAGAAGCTGTCATCATATTGTTCCCTAAAATATTTAACTTCCTCAAGAGATTGAGCTGTAATATAAGAAATAATCCTGCTGATGCACACTGACTGCTACAAACAGATGTGAGATTTCAGGGTAGGTCCGGACTGTAATCAGCCCCCCCTATGGCCAAGATATCATGTTCTTCACCGGGGTCAGACGCACAGTCTTCCTTTTCATATTACCGCTCGGATTTGTCTGTAAGCTATTGGGTTATATGGACTGTGGAGAATTATTAGGCCTTTGTAATCCCGAATGCTTCACACGTTCACAGATTGCTTTACAAAAGCTCATCTTTAACTCAAAtcatccaaaaaataaaaagtctacAAGTCTGAAGCAACAAGCCCAGATAGCACATATTCAGAAGCCGGTTTTTGGAGCGAAGGACGGTTGCAAGAGGTGATCTAGTTGCTTTTATTATCAGTGCAGGAGATCTGGCTAACAGCTAATGGGAGTTAAGTTCCTCACTTTGCTGAGTGTAACTTTATCCAGCGGTGATTCATCACTCCAGCTCGTGTCACTCACTAGATAACGCCGACAAGTCTCTGGGTCCAAAGCCGCAGACAgttcctcttccccctctctctgggTGTGAAATTTAGACTAAACTGTCATATCCCTAATTAAAAAATACACCTCGACCTCAACAAATCCTGTTTTTCTTCACTCCCTCTGAAGCACCTCTCTCACTGAAACTCACTGCCGGCTCTCCGTGAATCTGCACCGGTTGACTCCGCTGGCGTTTGCGtcgagagaaagaaaaactgaaatacTCCAGTTCTGGAAGCACCAGCTATTATGAGCCAATCTCGCCTTTGGACGGGATGACCCTTTGAGGCTGAAACCCATCATTATGGGTTTAGCCCACTAggcatgtgtgtggggggggggaccggggcCACCCTTATGCTGAGGTATTCTGCTGGGCCCGGGCCTCCAGCCCTGGAGCCGGGGGGGCCCTCAAGCAGGTGGAGCAGAGACGTGGTGGCCTGACTGATATTCATGAGGGCTGCTGAATGTGCCCTTTGGGCACAGGGCGCCGGAGCGTTACGTTTCTGAGAACTCAGGCGGCCGAGTCGAACTTGGGAAAGAGGTGGATGTTCTTTGCTGTTTTGCACGATCCCAGAATGGAGTTGATGCCGTATTCAGATACATATATTGTACTAATAAGTACAAAACACCACGTGTGTAAATACTCACAAAAGAGggagcatttttttatttcacttttgcAAAAGTACATATTTATTAAAccctacttaaaaaaaaaaagttaaagtacACTTTACACAAAATGGATAATTAATGAGTATTATATATTGGATTATAAAAGCATCACGGTACAGCCGGGCCTTATTTGAACCATAGGGTCAAGTAACATACAATGTCACATGATAATGTATCGGTTGATTATGTTCTTAATTTGTATTCTGAGTTGGAAAAATAGTTGTCTAACTAAAGCTGTCAAATAGATGTAGCGGAGTAAGTTGCAGCTTAGCATGGAAACACATGACAGATTGAAGTACCCGATATGGATATACATTTCTCAACTgctcgatatatatatatttttttactgaatCAGTGTTCTCAAAATTCCACATTGATTTAGAAAAAACAGTGTAATTGAAGGATTTGGAAACTCAAATGAGAATAACTAAAAGTGTCCAAATGTGAGAGGAACTCCGTTCACTCGATCTGATGAGGATTTCAACAGAAAACTTTGTTAGTGTGAGAACCCGTTGCTGTGTGACAAAAATCGCCTTTGTCTGCTGCACAGATAATTTGTTCCCAGATCTTCAGATGGCAATATTTTCATTTGAGCCCAGGAGGGGATCTCTTCAATTGCCAGCGTCCATTGTTTTCCAACAAGGGGCACAAAAGTCTTGTCAattaatttttcttttattcccgACCACAGAGCGCCTGAGTGAATTCAATTATCAACCAATTAAGAggtgtttccttttatttacaGACCTTGATGCCGTGCGTATCCATATTGTCTGAAAATTAGAACGGAGAGGGGGTGTCGAATCACTAGAACATTTCCTCTTCCGCTTGGACGTCTTAATATTTCCTCCCCAATGGGCTTTCAATGGCGTCCCCCGGGGACACGAGCACAACAAAAAGGGCATTATTGAACTCTCTAGACAAATTGTTCAGCGGATGTTCCTCCGAAAGTGGTTCTcgacaacaaaacatttaaaaaaaaaaaaaaaaaggtccaacaAATCCCAACAggattcacacagacacacacgcacggaacAGGCAGCGCTGTGCGTGACCAGGCTTTTGGGGACGGATGGAGACAGGTGCAATGTTCAGCAAACAGGTTGACATCAAACGGGCTCAGCAATCAAACCCGGCCGCAGACAGAAAGCTGAACTTTTGAACTTTTTGGAAGTAAGTTTAAGGTCTGATTGCTCGATGAAACAAGGTTATCGGAAGTGACAAGCGGAAAatgtctctgtctcacacactttaCTGCGCACAGACACTTGACTTCAGATGTCTTCACCGTTTTGTAGCCCTTTGTTGGAAATTCTTGAGAACTTGATTTGAATATttggggggctttttttttggggggaggggggctggctGAGGCTCCATGAAAAGGCCTGAACAGCATCGTCTATGTCAAAGGTATGCCCAAAAGTGACCTTAACTTTTATCTCTCctatttttgttcttctttttgacTCGGATGAGTAAAACGACGCATGAAGCAGGAgttaaaataaatgacttttattcatACATCGACATgggttttttaaaataaaacacaaaacaaaactcaGTCTAAAATACATGTCACATCTTCTTATGAAAATAATTTCTGTACATAggtgtcttcctcttcttcttcttcttcttcttcaagacgggcatataaaaacacaaacatatccATGAGTTAAAGGATAGATTTCCGTGGGTTGAATTTTTCTACAAATGTTTGGACAAACCGTATTGGAGAAGCGGTAGTTCCCAAAAAAGAAAGGGTTGttgtaaagaagaaaaaggaaataacaGTTCAATTCCAGTGCTAGTTTTACTGAGGCCTACAAACCCCTAAAATGACTAATAATGAACAAAGAGTAAACGTGAAGTGAGACTACACCTCGGTCCCCTCCCGGCTGTACATCAGGTTATTCACACTAAAATGGTTGCTGAGGCTCTGCACCGACGTGTAATAGTTCATTCTGTTGTTGTCAGAGTTCAGAGGGGCGATTAAAGTGGGCGAGTAGGAGCCCGGTCCGGACAGCCCCCCCCCGAGGTACCCGGAGGAGCCGTAGTCCCGCTCCGCCGCGGCCCGGGGCCCCTCGCCGCCCGCCAGCAGCGAGTTCACGCTGGACACGAAGCTGCTGTAACACGGGCTGTCGTGCCCCGCGGAGGACGGAGACGGCGGCGACTTGGGCTCCGTGGAGGCCGGGGATCCGTGCAGGCTGGGCGGGGGGGAGCTCAGGAGGCTGCCGGTGTCGGAGAGCTTGTGCGGGCCGTCTGAGGGCTTGACGGGCGGCGCGGAGCCGTCGGACGCGGAGATGTCGGCTCTCCTCTTGCGCTTCCTCCGGAAGTTCCCGTTGTCGAACATCTTCTCGCAGTTGGGGTCCAACGTCCAGTAGTTTCCTTTGCCTGGGTgggcagacagagagggggggttaAATACGGTTGACAACACTTTCAATTGAACCGCATCCAAAATGAACCGGGGGGGGTTAATCTTTCAAATTTAACTTAGATTAGACTCACtatattaaatttaaaaaatgcaacagTTGTATCAATAAAAAAGCAACATGTCACTGCCTATAAGCAGGTTCATTGCGACTCACCGGGGTCGTCCTCGTCCCGTGCCATCTTCTTAAAACAGTCGTTCAGGGACAAGTTGTGGCGGATGGAGTTCTGCCAGCCGGCTTTGCTCTTCTTGTAGAACGGGAAGTTTTCCGCCACGTACTGGTAGATCTGGCTGAGGGTCAACTTCTTGTCCTGCGCGTTCTGAATGGCCATGGCGATCAGCGCCGAGTAGGAGTAAGGCGGCCGGACCATCTTGAAGAGCTCCTGCTGGCTGGATATGGACAACCAGCCCAGATCCGCGCCGCCGAACCCGCTGGGCGGCGGCAAGAACTGCCTCTGGTTCGACCCGTATCCCGACTGGATGTAGGACGTGCCGTTGTTCCCGGGCAGGTAAGGAGAGGAGTTGATGCCCGGTCCGTTCAGCCATAGGTACGGGTTGGCGGACGGGGAGGTGTAGTCTCCGAGGCCGTAGCTGGTGGGGTGCGCCGGCGGCctctgcgggtggtggtggtgggcgaGGTTCTGTTGGTACACACCGTAGTTGTCGCAGTACACGGCCATGTCCAGGAGCTCCTGCGCGCTGTGGGGCTGAATGGGGCTGGTCTGCTGGTTCGATGCTTGGTGTCCAAACGCGTTCATAATCCACCTCGAGCTGATTCCAAATACCTAAACTGGTTTCTGTGTCTTTCCCTCAGGACTGGACTCATCCTCAGAGGGAGGAGTATTTATGCGCGGCGCTACAGGTAGCCCATTGAAAACTTTTGGGATGGTCACACCCCTCTTTTCTGTCTATGTTGACCCAGATTTCCCTATCAATGAGGCACGATACTCCCTCTAACTGCCATGCTGAGCGTTATGTTATTTTACTTACCTCAGTCGGTTAGGGACTTGCAACTTGTTCCCGTGCGTAAATGCGCACCGGAGCTTGGGTTGAatttttgatgaaattgcactttcttgtttgtctgggtttgtatccgtatggttgaaatgcacttattgtaagtcagctaaatgacgtaaTGTAATTACTTCTGTATATTTAGAATCGGCTTTGAATAAACACGTGGATCGACGGCACTATTATTTAGTAAATATCGTAAAGTAAATATCCATAACCCTTACGGTTTCTATAtgtattttggatgttttttttgcgtGATATAATTTCTATTATTTCATAATTTGATGAATAAGTATATCTGGCACGTTCAGATCACCGTCAatctaaataaattaaattaaaaattaaataaatgaatgtctaAAATGCATTTTACCAGCATGTAGATGAGGTCGTAAAAGGTTTGATAAAAAATATAGAGTCAACTATGATGCACGAGTTGTCGTGGAGTAAAGAACCACCTTCTCTTGAAAGaaatttttttgcaaaaaaaaacgcTTCCTAAGTGCCGGAAGTTTAATGTCAACAAGTGACCCGTGGAAGAAACACCCAGCAGGTTCCCAAAGACAATGATGTGCCTCGTCGTTACCATTTTTTGACTGCACAGGAGTgctatttgaaaaaaatcacaatatgacaaatgacaatatttttttcttttttaaaatttcagcTTCTTATAAAGATCAGTCAAATTGGGATTTAAATTGTCCAGATCATTAACATTTAGAATTAAAAAGGGGACCTTTAACTACTGTGGAAGGTAATAGGAGAAACATAATAAAGACACCAAATCATCTGCATCCCATAAAAGTGCTTCTCTGACTTTATGATTAAAATGGAATCAACCCCCGTCCACTGTGGAGTACGTTTGTATACAGTAAGCATGGCGCTCACAAAGATTTACATTTACCTACACTGATTTTACACATAACCGTCAAAGGAAAAAAACGGCTGTGACGTGTGACGTGTCGACCACTGGCAGGCAAATGGTGCGAGTTTGGAATGAGAAGATGCCAGTCGCTCTACAAACCTTCCCACTCTTCTAATCTAttaacacataataataataataattactacACGTCATGAAGTTGTTACGGCATGCAATCAACTGTGTGTGATACACTATTTTGAAAACATGCTGCTCTTGCACTCAACGAGTGCATCCAGAATGTGAGCTGACCCGTCGCCCCGGTGGTCGTCCCCCCGGTGAAGAGCTGCTGTGGCCCTGCAGGTTGCAGCCGGACTGCTGCACTAATCGCCAGAACATTCCTCCTCTCCATGACCTTCGTGTAATTGTTTGGCTCCAAGGTGTTGTCCCGACCACCACAGGCTGTACAGCAGCGGCAGGCGACGGACTCCACAGGGGGAGGCTGTGGCATTTAACCCCCCATATGAAAACAGCACAACCTGTCGGGTGTCACTCCCGGTACAGCTAATTACTGCCGAGAGGACGCTTGCATCTGAAACGATGAGCCCGCTCAGTCGGACACCCGAATGAGCACATAGTGGGACCTCTGTGCTGCCAAGGTATGGGGGGTCCCTTTGACTTGTTACTGTAAGAGAAAAACAGAACTTATTTCATTTAACTAGCAATACTTACTTTATTTAATATTAGAGTTAATTAAGCAGCCACCAGTCACAGTTTGTCCATCCTGTCTTTCCTCTCAGATTAAGTCAAATGTGGCTCAACAACCTCAAGTGATAATTCAAAAAgtgctcactgtgtgtgtgtgtgtgtgtgtgtgtgtgtgtgtgtgtgtgagagaggggggggggtctattgtTGCTCTGTCATGTCGGTCTTCGTCCCCTGTTTCCTCAAGCTCGCTGAGGTCATGGGAGCTTTTCTCCAGGAGATCAAGTCAATCCCGGCGAGGTCGGAGAAGCAGCGCCGAGCGCCACGGGCCCCTTCAGGCTGAGAGGCACAGAGAAACCCACCGCTGCAGGTGAGGGGGCCAACCCGCCACACGTCTGCTACCTGTCCATTTAGTATACATCGTCTATTAGCACATTGCACCGCTGGGATAATAGCCAAACCCAATCGACACAGACACTCCGTGTTGATAAGGTTTGTTTTCTGCGTACAACCTTTGCTGTAATCATGTGGCCGTATGTGTTTGACATCCGCTGTTGGTGTAATTAGCAGATTATTAAATGCTGTTAGGGCCAATGGCATCATGAGAGGCCCCCTCGATAAAGTCATTAATTCTGACTGCGTAAACAAAATGATCCCTGCATGCAGCCAGGTGCTGCTCACAGTCTCCCCCCAGTGGTGGAACACggtaacaaagaaaacacaaacgcagTTTGAGTGCTAATGAATGCAGAGAGGCATGGGACAATAAAAACTGGTGAATACTTTGAAAGAAAGCTCACTCCTCGGCAGTGGCCTAGATGCCACAGCCGGAGATGATGCCACATCCTTAAACCTTTCCAACAGTATAAAGCGGTGAATTATCTTTGAATCTCTTATCACACTTCCGAAGTGATGTTTCTAATCATATgggtgtaaaagaaaaaaggaacgtAAGGAGTAATTTATATCCATATGTTGCTACTCTGCCCAGAAATATACTTCTAAAGTATAAATAATACAAGCTAGCTTAAAATTACGATTCATGTCAgtgttgtacattttaaatacaacaattaaatattctaaatattacAAAATTATTACACGTTTTCCTTCAGGGAAAAATCCTAGACAGACGATGCCttctacattatattacatgtcatttaactgACGCTCTTAtccgacttacaataagtgcatttcaaccatagggatacaaagtcagaagagcaagaaacaagaaagtgcaatttcatcaaacaagccaatttacaatttgctatagataagtggcgttacaagcacaatttaagtgctacaatttgttggtcttttagtgaaggtagagtctgaagaggtgtgtctttagtttgcggcggaagatgtgaaggctctctgcggtcctggtgtcttcagagagctcgttctctcgtcgagtgttttgctctcagtgagggaggaacaagcgcTAAAACAGTGATTCATCTGCAGGCTTCAAGTTTCCGCGCCGCACTGTGACAAATTAAACCACAATTATCTTGTTATGCCACTAACATGTCGTACATCAGCACACAGACATTTCCCCCAACAGATAAAACTACAACCACCAGTCTGCACAGtgaaaaagtaaaaca
It contains:
- the foxi1 gene encoding forkhead box protein I1 — translated: MNAFGHQASNQQTSPIQPHSAQELLDMAVYCDNYGVYQQNLAHHHHPQRPPAHPTSYGLGDYTSPSANPYLWLNGPGINSSPYLPGNNGTSYIQSGYGSNQRQFLPPPSGFGGADLGWLSISSQQELFKMVRPPYSYSALIAMAIQNAQDKKLTLSQIYQYVAENFPFYKKSKAGWQNSIRHNLSLNDCFKKMARDEDDPGKGNYWTLDPNCEKMFDNGNFRRKRKRRADISASDGSAPPVKPSDGPHKLSDTGSLLSSPPPSLHGSPASTEPKSPPSPSSAGHDSPCYSSFVSSVNSLLAGGEGPRAAAERDYGSSGYLGGGLSGPGSYSPTLIAPLNSDNNRMNYYTSVQSLSNHFSVNNLMYSREGTEV